In Bacteroidia bacterium, one genomic interval encodes:
- a CDS encoding AI-2E family transporter → MEINQPPYYIRITIKILLAILIFYVLHAAQDVLIPFTVAVLFSFLLMPVSNKLIKWKFPPAIAILCSIILAFVIVGGLLYFFYSQIISFAEDLPLLQAKLLEKVEFLQRFVNETFRITKEQQNVLVKSKLQENITDSGLLLLNLFSSTGSFIANFALVTIYVFFLTLYKKKFKQFIEAIVSNGNHNSYFEIVKKVAVVSQNYLKGIFLDVLILSVLNSTGFLLLGIEHAILFGVLASVLNIIPYIGVLIGSILPVLMALLTKDEIGYAIGAAGVCVTVQFIDNNFITPYVVGSSVSINPLTATIALIISASVWGLAGMVLCLPLTGMLKVVCDHVEGLKPIGFLIGEEVDYRKNKFKLGRK, encoded by the coding sequence ATGGAAATCAATCAACCGCCTTACTATATCAGAATAACTATAAAAATCCTGTTGGCGATTTTAATTTTTTATGTCCTGCATGCTGCACAAGATGTTCTCATTCCATTTACAGTGGCTGTGTTGTTTTCTTTTTTATTGATGCCGGTGTCAAACAAGCTTATAAAATGGAAATTTCCACCTGCAATTGCAATCCTATGCAGTATCATCCTTGCTTTTGTAATTGTTGGTGGCCTTTTGTATTTCTTCTATTCTCAGATTATTTCATTTGCTGAAGATTTGCCATTGCTTCAGGCAAAACTTCTTGAGAAGGTAGAGTTTTTGCAGCGCTTTGTAAATGAAACTTTCAGAATCACAAAAGAGCAGCAAAATGTTTTGGTAAAATCAAAGTTGCAGGAAAATATTACTGACAGTGGATTGCTTCTGCTCAATCTTTTTTCTTCAACAGGAAGTTTTATTGCCAACTTTGCTTTGGTAACGATTTATGTTTTTTTCCTGACACTTTATAAAAAGAAATTTAAGCAGTTTATTGAAGCAATAGTTTCTAATGGTAATCACAATTCATATTTTGAAATTGTAAAAAAAGTAGCAGTAGTTTCTCAGAATTATCTGAAAGGAATTTTTTTAGATGTGCTGATTTTGTCTGTTCTAAATTCAACCGGGTTTTTGTTATTGGGTATTGAACATGCAATTTTGTTTGGGGTGTTGGCATCTGTTCTCAACATTATTCCATATATTGGGGTATTGATTGGAAGTATTTTGCCTGTACTTATGGCATTACTCACCAAAGATGAAATTGGCTATGCCATAGGAGCTGCCGGAGTTTGTGTTACGGTGCAGTTTATTGACAATAATTTTATTACTCCTTATGTTGTAGGCAGTAGTGTCAGTATAAATCCACTCACAGCAACAATAGCCCTGATCATCAGTGCCTCGGTTTGGGGGTTGGCAGGAATGGTTTTATGCTTACCTCTTACAGGGATGTTAAAGGTGGTTTGTGACCATGTTGAAGGGTTAAAACCTATAGGGTTTTTAATAGGCGAAGAGGTGGATTACAGGAAAAACAAATTTAAACTTGGCCGAAAGTAG
- the scpB gene encoding SMC-Scp complex subunit ScpB: MENLKQHIEALIFTSEQSITANEIAAALKASFGWELSNENIRQNISELINKYAADDYSFELVEIAGGFRFLSKKEYYGVVNTLMQINSKKRLTTAALETLAIVAYKQPVSKSEIENIRGVNCDYSIQKLLEKDLITIQGKGDGPGKPILYGISRTFMDHFGLKSAKDLPKLKDVILDENEIGTPVDMQYAESDNTEGVSITLGTQEDNREKSDDVAE; this comes from the coding sequence ATGGAGAATCTTAAACAGCATATTGAAGCATTAATTTTCACTTCAGAGCAAAGTATAACTGCTAATGAAATTGCTGCTGCATTAAAAGCAAGTTTCGGATGGGAGCTTTCCAATGAAAATATCAGACAGAATATTTCTGAATTAATCAACAAATACGCAGCAGATGATTATTCTTTTGAATTGGTAGAAATTGCAGGAGGGTTCCGTTTTTTAAGTAAGAAAGAGTATTATGGAGTAGTAAACACCCTGATGCAGATAAACTCTAAAAAACGACTCACCACAGCAGCTTTGGAAACACTTGCAATAGTTGCATACAAACAGCCGGTTTCAAAATCTGAGATTGAAAACATCAGAGGTGTAAACTGTGATTATTCTATACAGAAATTGTTAGAGAAAGACTTAATTACCATACAAGGAAAAGGTGATGGTCCTGGAAAGCCAATTCTTTATGGCATTAGCCGTACGTTCATGGATCATTTTGGGTTGAAATCTGCAAAGGATTTACCAAAGCTAAAAGATGTAATTCTTGATGAAAATGAGATTGGAACACCTGTTGATATGCAGTATGCAGAGAGTGACAATACCGAAGGTGTAAGT